The genomic interval GGCTGGACGCGGTCAATTTCATCAGCCACGGGATCACCAAGTCTGGTCCCAGCGAGGAACGCAAAGTGCGTGGTGCTGAAGACGGCGAAAACCAGGGCGAGGGCGGAGCAGAGGCCAAGAAGAGCTCGGCTCTGGCCGATTTCTGCGTCAACCTCAACGAGAAGGCCCGCAACGGCAAGATCGACCCGCTGATCGGGCGCGATGCCGAATTGCGCCGCACCATCCAGGTGCTGTGCCGCCGCTCCAAGAACAACCCGATCTATGTGGGTGACGCTGGCGTCGGCAAGACCGCCATCGCCGAAGGTCTGGCTCGCAAGATCGTCGAGGGCGATGTCCCCGAGGTTCTCAAGGAAGCCGTGATCTATTCGCTCGATATCGGTTCGCTACTGGCCGGTACGCGCTATCGCGGCGATTTTGAAGAGCGCCTCAAGGCCGTGATGAAGGAGCTCGAAAAGCTTCCGAACTCGGTGCTGTTCATCGACGAAATCCACACCATGATCGGTGCTGGCGCCACTTCGGGCGGTGCGCTCGATGCTTCGAATCTGCTGAAGCCAGCTCTGGCTTCGGGCGCGATCCGTTGCATCGGTTCGACCACCTATAAGGAATATCGCCAGTTCTTCGAGAAGGACCGCGCTCTGGTGCGTCGCTTCCAGAAGATCGATGTCAACGAGCCATCCGTGCCCGATGCCATCGAGATCGTGAAAGGTCTGCGGCCGTATTTCGAAGAGTTCCACAAGATCAAGTACACCGACGATGCCCTCAAGGCTGCGGTGGAACTGAGCGCGCGGTATATCAATGACCGCAAGCTGCCTGACAAGGCGATCGACGTGCTCGACGAGACGGGCGCCAGCCAGATGCTGGTGACCGAGGACAAGCGCAAGAAGATCATCGATGTCGAAGACATCGAAGCGACCATTGCGACCATCGCTCGCATCCCGCCAAAGTCGGTCTCCAAGTCCGATGCCGAACTGCTGTCGAGCCTCGAAACGAGCCTCAAGACGGTGGTGTTTGGTCAGGACGCTGCGATCACCGCACTGTCGTCTGCCATCAAGCTGGCGCGTGCCGGTCTGCGTGAGCCCGAAAAGCCAATCGGTTCGTATCTGTTTACGGGTCCGACAGGCGTCGGCAAGACCGAAGTGGCCAAGCAGCTCGCCGATACGCTCGGTGTTGAACTGCTGCGGTTCGACATGTCCGAGTATATGGAGCGTCACACCGTGTCGCGCCTGATCGGTGCCCCTCCAGGCTATGTCGGGTTCGACCAGGGCGGCCTGCTCACCGATGGCGTTGATCAGCATCCACACTGCGTGGTGCTGCTCGACGAAATCGAGAAGGCCCATCCGGATCTCTACAACATCCTGTTGCAGGTGATGGATCACGGCAAGCTGACCGATCACAACGGCAAGTCGGTGGACTTCCGCAATGTCATCCTGATCATGACGTCCAATGCGGGCGCCATGGACCTGCAGAAGTCGCCAATCGGCTTTGGCCGCAAGCGCGAAGTGGGTGATGACGAAGAAGCGATCAACCGCATCTTCACGCCGGAATTCCGCAACCGTCTCGATGCGATCATTTCGTTCGCGCCGCTGCCACGCGAAGTCGTGCGCCGCGTTGTCGAGAAGTTCGTGCTGCAGCTTGAAGGCCAGCTGGCTGAACGCGGCGTGACGATCATCCTGCAGCCCGAAGCTGCGGATTGGCTCGCTGAACGCGGTTATGACGAACGCATGGGCGCTCGCCCACTGGGTCGCGTGATCCAGGAATACATCAAGAAGCCACTGGCTGATCAGGTGTTGTTCGGCGAACTCGTCAATGGCGGCACGGTCACCGTGGCTGTGGTTGGTGAAGGCAACGAAGCCAAGCTCGAGCTGATCGCGGTTCCGCCGCGCCCAGCCAAG from Devosia sp. 2618 carries:
- the clpA gene encoding ATP-dependent Clp protease ATP-binding subunit ClpA; the encoded protein is MPSFSRGLEKALHQAMNLARERNHEFATLEHLLLALTDDRETIAVLTGCDVDIDALKSDLEDFINEELDSLIVANGQDARPTAAFQRVIQRAVIHVQSSGREEVTGANVLVAIFAERESHAAYFLEQQDMSRLDAVNFISHGITKSGPSEERKVRGAEDGENQGEGGAEAKKSSALADFCVNLNEKARNGKIDPLIGRDAELRRTIQVLCRRSKNNPIYVGDAGVGKTAIAEGLARKIVEGDVPEVLKEAVIYSLDIGSLLAGTRYRGDFEERLKAVMKELEKLPNSVLFIDEIHTMIGAGATSGGALDASNLLKPALASGAIRCIGSTTYKEYRQFFEKDRALVRRFQKIDVNEPSVPDAIEIVKGLRPYFEEFHKIKYTDDALKAAVELSARYINDRKLPDKAIDVLDETGASQMLVTEDKRKKIIDVEDIEATIATIARIPPKSVSKSDAELLSSLETSLKTVVFGQDAAITALSSAIKLARAGLREPEKPIGSYLFTGPTGVGKTEVAKQLADTLGVELLRFDMSEYMERHTVSRLIGAPPGYVGFDQGGLLTDGVDQHPHCVVLLDEIEKAHPDLYNILLQVMDHGKLTDHNGKSVDFRNVILIMTSNAGAMDLQKSPIGFGRKREVGDDEEAINRIFTPEFRNRLDAIISFAPLPREVVRRVVEKFVLQLEGQLAERGVTIILQPEAADWLAERGYDERMGARPLGRVIQEYIKKPLADQVLFGELVNGGTVTVAVVGEGNEAKLELIAVPPRPAKPKSLPKPKKPKATAEKN